A genome region from Ctenopharyngodon idella isolate HZGC_01 chromosome 5, HZGC01, whole genome shotgun sequence includes the following:
- the LOC127513528 gene encoding uracil nucleotide/cysteinyl leukotriene receptor-like isoform X2 translates to MERTMAITELFRYINSSLLISQKSLNVSPAEQTVYSSCAHMPAVLIFYLGLQFINMFLGIPANIMVLWLIHKNKRDSSTSDIFIVHLAVLDTFFCLILPLELANIVYLTASSTWYILRFFYGVKDLSPLFLSCICLDRYMAVRHPITFTKLKDKRHRSVCAAVMLFITLVYAAAKCVGKIPNFEKVFTVMILAVFAFMLFCNISILWALRQSAPGRDERHPVKKRAFKMVVIILAIIVFNYFPPVALFPFQEYFSPAVFRCYIHYIAFGFMDISSSIQPVLYLSREKLPKVPLCCSKNTECADDPVFTINQLTRSAVSGPYLDQMEDQHQNTSTTPP, encoded by the exons ATGGAGAGGACAATGGCAATCACAGAGCTGTTCAGATACATCAACTCCTCTCTGCTCATCAGCCAAAAATCGCTGAATGTCTCGCCGGCCGAGCAGACGGTCTACAGCAGCTGCGCACACATGCCTGCCGTCCTCATCTTCTACCTGGGGCTGCAGTTCATCAACATGTTCCTGGGCATCCCGGCCAACATCATGGTTCTGTGGCTCATCCATAAGAATAAGCGCGACTCCTCCACCTCAGACATCTTCATTGTCCATTTGGCTGTGCTGGACACTTTCTTCTGCCTCATTCTTCCACTGGAACTGGCCAACATTGTCTATCTGACCGCCAGCAGCACCTGGTACATCCTGCGCTTCTTTTACGGTGTCAAAGACTTGTCGCCACTGTTCCTGTCCTGCATCTGTCTGGACAGATACATGGCCGTCCGCCATCCCATCACCTTCACCAAACTCAAAGACAAGCGCCATCGCTCTGTGTGTGCTGCCGTCATGTTGTTTATCACCTTGGTCTACGCTGCAGCAAAGTGTGTAGGAAAAATCCCTAACTTTGAGAAGGTCTTCACTGTCATGATTCTGGCAGTGTTTGCGTTCATGCTGTTCTGTAACATCTCCATTCTCTGGGCCCTGAGACAATCTGCTCCAGGTCGAGATGAGAGGCATCCCGTCAAGAAAAGGGCCTTCAAAATGGTTGTCATCATCTTGGCCATCATTGTGTTTAACTACTTCCCACCGGTAGCTCTATTTCCTTTTCAAGAGTATTTCTCTCCAGCGGTCTTCCGCTGTTATATCCACTACATCGCCTTTGGCTTCATGGACATCAGCAGCAGCATCCAGCCGGTTCTGTATCTGTCGCGGGAGAAGCTGCCCAAAGTCCCGCTGTGCTGCTCGAAAAACACAGAATGTGCAGATGATCCTGTGTTCACCATTAACCA GTTAACGAGGTCAGCTGTATCCGGGCCATATCtagatcagatggaggaccaGCACCAAAACACGAGCACAACTCCTCCCTGA
- the sapcd2 gene encoding suppressor APC domain-containing protein 2 isoform X2, producing MVVSRLGPQGLDAAVWAAYTTVFIPLSSSLFSSRALHFYLWLKQMKELEQEKDSLLAGLDVLERAREWYQTQIHNITETQRHVGQSRHSTEFLAESCQSRLDVLLPKLQEVTLCLSDLISFSGKTFSSSGSLSAGASSSTAPPQAIHTLKEHNRLLTQEVTEKSDRITQLEQEKSALIKQLFEARARNAHDSSALDSTFI from the exons ATGGTGGTCAGTAGGCTCGGGCCCCAGGGCCTTGACGCTGCCGTGTGGGCTGCTTACACCACCGTCTTCATCCCTCTGAGCAGCAGCCTTTTCTCCAGCAGAGCCCTGCACTTCTACCTCTGG CTGAAACAGATGAAGGAGCTGGAGCAGGAGAAAGACTCACTGCTGGCCGGGCTGGATGTGTTGGAGCGAGCCAGAGAATGGTACCAGACCCAGATCCATAACATCACTGAGACGCAGAGACACGTCGGCCAGAGCCGTCACTCGACC GAGTTTTTGGCTGAATCTTGTCAAAGTCGGTTGGATGTTCTTCTGCCAAAACTACAGGAAGTCACACTCTGCCTCAGTGATTTAATTTCCTTTTCTGGGAAG ACGTTCTCGTCCTCAGGCTCGCTGTCTGCTGGTGCGTCGTCCAGCACTGCTCCTCCTCAAGCCATTCACACACTGAAGGAGCACAACCGCCTCCTCACACAG GAAGTGACCGAGAAGAGCGACCGCATCACTCAGCTGGAGCAGGAGAAATCTGCCCTGATCAAGCAGCTGTTTGAAGCTCGCGCTCGCAACGCTCACGACAGCAGTGCGCTCGACTCCACCTTCATCTGA